In the genome of Flavobacterium panacagri, one region contains:
- a CDS encoding ketopantoate reductase family protein translates to MKRIGILGLGGVGGYFGGLLAKAYFKSDEIEIIFIARGESQKAIKENGLKIVTDDTETIVHPSLVSNNPDEIGKLDYLICATKTYDIEESLTFFKDCIKKETIILPLYNGVDAQERIQKLFPENEVLQGCVYIISMIFSPGTIRKIGFYEKLFFGSKTTTDSQLEELQNILQKAKIESYLVKNIEETVWEKFIFISALATATSYLNQNIGEILKNTDSKVVYIELLHEIEDVALAKGLKLPKDIVTQTIIKLEKSPKEATSSMHRDLLAGKNTEAISLTQFVVNEGKKYGVKTPLYEKIANVLVK, encoded by the coding sequence ATGAAAAGAATAGGAATTTTAGGACTGGGTGGCGTCGGAGGTTACTTCGGCGGACTTTTAGCGAAAGCGTATTTCAAATCAGATGAGATTGAAATTATTTTTATAGCTCGAGGCGAATCTCAAAAAGCCATTAAAGAAAACGGATTAAAGATCGTTACAGATGATACGGAAACAATAGTTCATCCCAGTTTAGTTTCTAATAATCCCGATGAAATTGGCAAATTAGATTATTTAATCTGTGCGACTAAAACCTATGATATTGAAGAAAGCCTGACTTTCTTCAAAGACTGCATCAAAAAGGAAACTATAATTCTTCCGTTATACAATGGCGTTGATGCGCAGGAAAGAATTCAGAAATTGTTTCCTGAAAATGAAGTTTTACAAGGTTGTGTTTACATTATTTCGATGATTTTTTCTCCAGGAACTATTCGTAAAATCGGATTTTATGAAAAGCTTTTCTTTGGTTCCAAAACAACAACTGATTCTCAATTAGAGGAATTACAAAATATTCTCCAAAAAGCAAAAATCGAAAGTTATCTGGTCAAAAATATAGAAGAAACCGTTTGGGAGAAGTTTATATTTATTTCAGCTTTAGCAACGGCAACTTCTTATTTGAATCAGAATATCGGAGAAATTTTAAAAAATACAGACTCAAAAGTAGTGTATATAGAATTGCTTCATGAAATTGAAGACGTCGCGCTGGCAAAAGGTTTAAAATTGCCAAAAGATATTGTTACACAGACCATTATTAAATTAGAAAAATCTCCAAAAGAAGCTACTTCATCCATGCATAGAGATTTATTAGCAGGCAAAAATACTGAAGCAATTTCACTAACACAATTTGTTGTAAACGAAGGAAAAAAATACGGTGTAAAAACACCTCTTTACGAGAAGATTGCTAATGTCTTAGTGAAATAA